The following proteins are encoded in a genomic region of Periophthalmus magnuspinnatus isolate fPerMag1 chromosome 21, fPerMag1.2.pri, whole genome shotgun sequence:
- the LOC117389038 gene encoding solute carrier family 35 member F5-like, which yields MEWVFVMNRMSAQSSSTVQRRRMALGVVILLLVDVIWVASSEFTSYIFKQQEYNKPFFSTFTKTSMFVLYLLGFLLWRPWRQQCTGTIKRRHSAFFADAEAYFARCNTDTAGDNCLSEPLYVPVKFQDVPNETSCSLIGDCETSSSKKQRVRFSNIMEVRQLPSTQALEAKLSRMSYPAAKDHEAMLQTVGKLTITDVAKISFFFCFVWFLANLSYQEALSDTQVAIVNILSSTSGLFTLILAAIFPSNSSDRFTLSKLLAVALSMGGVALVSLSSMDNHDEKGAIGSLWSLAGAMLYAVYIVMIKRRVDREDKLDIPMFFGFVGLFNLLLLWPGFLLLHYTGFEAFELPSQLVWTYILINGLIGTVLSEFLWLWGCFLTSSLIGTLALSLTIPLSIMADICMQKVRFSWLFFAGAVPVFLSFFIATLLCHYNNWDPVLVGLRRVYRFICRRHRLQRLPDDSEQCESLIPLNTISPHEADYCS from the exons ATGGAGTGGGTGTTTGTGATGAACCGTATGAGCGCTCAGAGCAGCTCCACGGTGCAGAGGCGGCGGATGGCTCTGGGCGTCGTCATCCTGCTGCTCGTCGACGTCATCTGGGTCGCCTCCTCCGAGTTCACCTCA TACATTTTCAAGCAGCAGGAATACAACAAGCCCTTCTTCAGCACTTTTACCAAGACCTCCATGTTTGTGCTGTATCTGCTGGGCTTCCTGCTGTGGAGGCCGTGGAGGCAGCAGTGCACTGGGACAATCAAGAGAAGACATTCTGCTTTT TTTGCCGATGCAGAGGCCTACTTCGCTCGCTGCAACACTGACACGGCCGGGGACAACTGTTTG AGTGAACCATTATATGTTCCAGTCAAGTTCCAGGACGTCCCAAATGAAACTTCCTGTAGTTTGATTGGAGACTGTGAAACAT CGTCTTCCAAAAAGCAGCGTGTTCGTTTTAGTAACATCATGGAGGTCCGTCAGCTGCCCTCCACCCAAGCTCTGGAGGCCAAACTGTCCCGAATGTCGTATCCGGCCGCTAAAGACCACGAGGCCATGCTCCAGACTGTGGGCAAACTCACCATCACCGACGTCGCCAAAATCAGCTTCTTTTTCTGCTTTGTG TGGTTTCTTGCAAATCTCTCGTATCAGGAGGCTCTGTCTGACACACAGGTGGCTATAGTCAACATTCTGTCGTCAACTTCAG GTCTGTTTACTCTCATCTTGGCGGCCATTTTCCCCAGTAACAGCAGCGACCGCTTCACTTTATCCAAGCTGCTGGCTGTGGCTTTAAG TATGGGAGGAGTCGCTCTTGTCAGTCTCTCCAGTATGGACAACCACGACGAGAAGGGCGCTATAG GCTCGTTGTGGTCTCTTGCTGGAGCCATGCTTTATGCTGTGTACATTGTGATGATAAAAAGAAGAGTGGACCGGGAGGATAAACTGGACATCCCCATGTTTTTTG GGTTTGTGGGTCTGTTTAACCTGCTCCTCTTGTGGCCGGGGTTCCTTCTTCTTCACTACACGGGGTTCGAGGCGTTTGAGCTCCCGAGTCAGCTGGTCTGGACTTACATCCTCATCAACGGACTCATAGGAACGGTCCTCTCTGAGTTTCTTTGGCTTTG gGGCTGTTTCCTCACTTCATCTCTAATTGGGACTTTGGCTCTGAGCCTCaccatccctctctctattaTGGCTGACATTTGTATGCAGAAG gtgcgtTTCTCGTGGCTGTTTTTCGCCGGAGCCGTCCCCGTGTTCCTCTCATTTTTCATCGCGACTCTTTTGTGTCACTACAACAACTGGGACCCGGTGCTGGTGGGACTGAGGAGGGTTTACCGCTTCATCTGCAGAAGACACCGGCTGCAGAG ACTTCCAGACGACAGTGAACAGTGCGAGAGTCTGATTCCTCTAAACACCATCTCTCCACACGAGGCCGACTACTGCTCCTGA